ACCAAGGCAGGACGCACCTGTGTCAGAAATTCTATGTTCGACTCTTGCTCAGAAGAAACATCAAGCTTTTTGACAGCCACCACTTTCCCACTATCTAAGCTCGCATAATATACTCTTCCATAAGATCCTTCACCTATCAACGCCTTTGATCCAAAGTTATCAgttttctctttcaattcaTCCAAAGACAAAGCGGGTACTTCGATAGGTGGTGGTGCCTTCTGCACCTCAGGCTTGATGGGGACTGATGCCTTTGAGCCTTTTGGGTACCCTAGAATGACAAATTATAAATAGATGTCATAAATGAATGAAGTTTGTACAGATTCAAAAAGCAATGAAATTAGATGAAATAGCAACTGAGAAACATGCACAATTCATTAAAAGAATAAGATAATTATCAGACTTGACATTGCTTTATTATGAAATGGGGAATTCCTTAGTCAATATTCCATTGGTTCAAAAAGTATTGCAAAACACAAGAACAAATTTCCCCTTCAAAATCATTTAAGGTAACTCCACTATTCCTTCATGGACATTCAAAGTATCCTAAGATCAGCTGAAAATTATCACTAAATCACAAGTAGATCTGGTGAGCAACATAAAGTACTCTGATGCagatattttccatttgcatctGTGTCATCTCCCAGATATTCTTGCGTGAGAAAAGTATCAGCAGaagattttcaatttgcaaAACTTTCGGAATAGATCTCTCACAGAAATAAGATAGCATACCAGTTCTGTTCTTATAATTGATCCAGCAAACATAGACGTCTCACTTCgctaagataaagaaaataaaaccagCAAAAACTTGGCTGAGGATCAGGCTTTCTATGATTATGTGGCTACATAGAgatatattagaaaaatttataatcTACAGAGATGCATAGTGACCAAACTCAAAAACTAAGAACTCATTAAACCTGCACCCTGAAACATTAATTTGTAGAACTGAAGCCATCACAGCTAACACCATAGGGCAATTCTGAGTAAGCACTTCCaagaaaaattacataaaaagcTTGCACTACTTAAAGAAAACTGAATTCCCAAgcatttcaaagattttcatagTACAGTATTACCgggaaagaagcaaaagactAACACAGATGACTACAAATCATTCAGGCGCCTACtaacatttatatataaattaatatctAAGCATGACTTAGCACTCCTTTCAGAAAGCTGCACTTGCATCATCATTTACTTAAACAAACACTTTATAGAAAATAGATAATAAACCAAAAAAGTTTCAAAGAAGCAATTTGCTTTCTTCAGATGAAAAGAGTTTAGTGACGGTACCATCAGCATGGTGCCTAGGGCTCTTAAGAAGCTCATCATCCCTGGATGGATAAGACTCTTCCACTTGACATGTGCAACAAAGCCACCTCCTCATCCTATCCCTCTTCCTTAATAAAAGATCGTCTTGTGCCCTCGGTCTGTCCAGTCGCATAAAGTGACTAGGAGGAGAAGCATGTGCCTGCCATGGGGGATGGATATGTAAATCATCTAAAACAAAcacagaaaaggaaaactctggACATTGCACCTATCAATAATAACCACTGATCACAACTATTCACAAGTTATCTTTTACGAGACCATATTATAACAACCTCAACCAATTTTCAAGACCACGAAAATCAATATATGCAATCTACCGACAAAGGACATATGCAGCAGCAGAAGGGGATGCATGATTGCCTACGCTGCATGTAATCAAACTAGAGGGATGACAAGTACACTAAACTTCACACTCGTACGTTTAACTTGGACCCAACAACAACCTAAGTTCCATCACTACGGTATTCTTATCCACGTTCATGGAAAAGGGATAATGAAACATCATAAAATGTGGAAAAATGCAAACATAGCATAATCAACTTTATTAGGAAGCCCctaaaaaaagcaaataaatctCAATTCCTATAGAGAGCTATTCTTGGAGAAAATTAGAAACAGAAGTCCAGAAACCAAGGCAGCATCTATTATTCCACCTTGGACTCTGGTGCCGAATATATGGGTACGAATTTCGGATGTGAGTTGAAAGGAAAACCCTATGACATTTCATCCCAAAACCCCTGCACAACACCTTTAACTTAGAAACCAATAAAAACTTGTAGAAATCTCACTTATGGTCAATGTAATACATATTCATTCACGAGGAAAACTAAAAAGTTTCTTCGTGTTAAGAATGGACAAAACCCATTGACTAATAATGGCAATGTTGTAATGCCAAACAGTGACTAAATTAGGCTTCACCAATGCATTTGCCTAATGCAGATATCGACTATGTGTAAGAAACAAACCAAAAAGAACACGAGCATATGCATGAAATCATCGACGCAACAGTCAAATCAAGaagaccataaaaaaccatcTGCTGTCGACGAAAGACACATCgtcagaaaggggaaaaagaaacaaaacggCCATTGCTACATACCCCAAAACCACGGCGATAAAGATCGCGCTCCATCAAGTGCACGACAATCGATTAATTTCACAATACGAGCGAAACCCAACAATCAATCCGGCCGATGGAATCCCGAGCCCCAATTACCAATTTGGAAAGAGGGGGCAAGAAGCGATCTTTACGCTACCAACACGATATTAGATATGCAAAGGGAAGAGGGAAAGGAACAATCTGGCAGAGAAACCCTAAATTCGCGAGGAAAGGACCAATATATACTGCGTGAAGATCAAGCAGGGGGCGCAGGAACGTGTCCAAACCATATAGGGGGGGAAGAAGCGGGGGCAACGATAGCGATGAGAGCTGAATCGGGCAGCGATCAAAATCCGAAATTGATGGGATTTGGTTtaacaagaagaagggatcgcATCCTATAATTAAACAACAAGAAAACCcggaaaggggaaaaaagagaggaaatgggGAAAAGGGCAGAACAAGAATACCTGTTTCTCCactctccccttctctctctctctctctctctctcacagagaCACGCAAGCACGCACGCACGCTCGCTCTGCGTCGATGGCCGAAGAAGGGCTTCTTCTTGCGATGTGGGTTATGCTGCGGTGGATGGGGAGGGGGGAAATGAGTGGGGGGAAAGTACAGGTGCGTTCGGAAGAGGTCTCTCGCTTTTTCTCGCTGCTCTGCTTTTTGGCTGGGGTGACAGAACAGAGAAGCAAACGCGTCGCGGCTGCTTGTTCTCTTTTGGTCTTTCtgtattatattattattcgtTTTCCTTGTAGGCGTTGATTGGGATTGTGGTCTGTAATTTAATATGGAGATCGATTGCTGTtatctttcccttttatttccaaCGCTCTGATCCatcgctctcgctctctctctacCAAGGAAAAGCATCGACAGCAGGACGCGACGCAGGACAGGAGCGAGGTCGGTGTTGGAATCTGTCGTGACGAGGTGCTCCGCGCCCCCCTCGGCTCCTTCCTGTTCCGAGGCATCAAACTGATTTTTGGACGTTATTGTTTTCTTCGGTTTCTGTTAAGTTTGACTTGATAAGGATGTCTCTCGgttatttccaaaatttcaattcgacTGGCGTTACGCGTGAGAAAAGCGGGCGTTACAGAACATTTTTCATTCGATTTGTTTAATAAGTTCTGTGTGTGCGCTCTTTGAACAAAATCCCTGTTATAATGACAAGTAATTAAGCTAAGCGGATAGAGAAAAAAACGGAACTTTATATTTCAACCATCGAACCACCAAACTCGTCCTACCATGACTTGCTAATTATCTCGATAGAAAGTTTAAGGGATTGGCATGAAGGGTTATCCGTTTTTGAATAGGAACATAACTCAGGAAATATAACAAACTTTAAGCATGCGAGTCAAGCATCGAACATAGTCACAAGTGAGTTcataaacctaattctataaGCCAGAATAAAAGATCTCTAAGACACATTGAAATTTGATAAGGCTATTTCAACTTTTTTGTAGAGAACAGATTGTTGCAAATCATATCATATTTATAGGGATGCATTAAATTCAGTAGAAGTGACTAGAAGGCAAGCACAATTTTAATAAACTTATATTTCTCTAGCATAAAATGATATATTGGATCAACAAACGATAGTTCATAGAACCATAGATTATATCTCCAATTAAACagtccaaaatcaattttataatgTTTAGAGGCGTAGTGTTTATAAAAGGGCCTGGGCTTATGCCCTTTCAAGCAAGTCATGGAACTGGGCCAATCTTGCCATCTCGAACGGCTGCTATTTAGGCTTTAAACTCCACTcttattctttatcttttttgggTCCTCTTGGCTTTTTATTATCTGCTGTCATCTTTTGTCACAGCCAGTCAGTCGAACGGATTCTCATTTCTCACCATACTCGCTGTGATTAGCTATGAGATAGCACAAATTTTAGAAAGATTGAGTTATGTATAGAAACCACAGTAGCAAGTAGATCTTATCCTGAAAATATTCACATGAAAAGAAATGGATTTGAGATATCAAAGTTAGAGCATTTTTAGTCTGATCTTTGACATTGTTATGAATTAACAGTTCTCGAAACCATTGATGATAGCAATCTAATACCAATCCCTCAATTTCCAAGCTTGGCAATTCAAATATCCATTGATTGGTGAAAGCGATCTGTCATCTCATCAATGGATATTGATCCCGACGTCAATGGGTGGTCACCCGTGGATAGCTACTACACATGAGTGGAGAATCTGAATTGGTGCCATTTTACAGCTGTCTCTATTCTCAGAGAATCTGTTGATCATCTTCATCTCACTACCTTGAACTTTCCTACGAGTCCCATTTCTTTTATAATGGAAAATGCTAGACAatggacttttcttttttataattatctGGGAGTGTTTGGCTAATAATAGACGACAAATTATATTCTCGCCCATCGTGGCGGTTGACTGGCTATGATCGTAGTGAGTTATTATTACAAGGTCACATAGATCCTAGGCCTTGAGAATCGAACGCGAGGTCAAAGGCCAGTGCACCAAATTACCACCGCCAGTCAAGAGAAAATTCGACTTTTACTTGCCAAAGATCTGTAAATGAACATGCAAAGCTATGAGTTTGCACACAGAATTCCCACAGAACATTGTCTAATTTACCTGTGATATCATCCAGATGGCAGGGAGATCAAACCCACCATCCtcattccaagaatagaaaaaaataaaggtgGAAGTGAAAGCTGTTTCAAAAGACACCATCAAGCCATCCTCACCAACAACACGCCATCGGTCTACACTCTAGTCATTCTCTACTATACCATGATCAGTAACCTTGCGTGGAAGCGTTTTcgtacctttttcctttttctttatttgggtCTGTGGCATGTTCTTACTTGATTAGTAAGAAACATATTAAAAGGTATCCTAAAATTTCAAGGACCACATtggataaattaaaagttcgggAATGACATCTCACGGACTAAAATTCAAGGACGACATTGTATATTAGGTCAAAGTTTAGGAACCATTTGTACAATAACCCCTTCATAGTTTATCACGAATAGAATGTGTACATGTTTGCCACTAAAATCGAAACACGAAAAATAGAatcattcttgaaaagaaaagaaagaaagctatATGGATCTCAAAAGGTGAATACTATCGTTTCAAGGGTACTTAACAATATGCTTTTAATCAACCTTACTCACGAAACTCTTGCATCCTCTCTCATAGGCTTTCAAGTAAACTTAGTCGTGCCACACTTGATAGTTTCTAGTATATCGGGTTCCACCTGGGTTGGACTTCATTACTAAAATATATGACTATCTAATTTGGCATTACTATATCCCTCCATACGCGACAAAGAGCGAATTTACACCTAATTTGGCCTTTCTATCTCTAGGAATCTCAGCTGCCAATCTGTGgctatatatatgtatgtatgtatgtatgtatgagTACATAAACAGAAACTCTTGCAATGTGAAGATTTCGCCTTAGTAAGATGGTGGAGATTGAAGTGACTAGCAGAGAGGCAATCAAGCCTTTCTCTACAACCCCTCACCACCTGAAGACCTTCGATTTATGCCTCCTCGATCAAATGACCCTTATGTACTATGCCCCCGTCGTTTTCTTCTACCCAACTGACCAATTTTGCAATCCCTCCTTGCCCATTGAGAGGGCCCCTAGCACACTGAAGGAATCCCTGCCGGAGGCCCTGGCCCGGTTCTACCCGCTGGCCGGACGGCTTAACCGGAATAACCTCTGTGTCGATTGCAACGATGCCGGCATCCTCTATGTTGAGGCCCGTGCATGCGGCTCGCTCTTGGAATTCATTGAGAGCCCTGACATCGGTCTACTGGACGAGTTCCTCCCGTTGCACGGGCTTGCCCCTGAGCCGCACGAGGAGGCCTTCTTGCTAGGGATCCAAGTGAGCGTGTTCCCTTGCGGGGGGATCGTCATCGGGACGTCCTCCTCGCACAAGGTCATCGATGGGACCACGCTGAGTGCCTTCCTCAGGACGTGGGCTGCCATTGCCACGGGGCGTCCCGATCAAGCGATGCGAGCGGAGTGCGCGGCCGCGGCAACCCTATTCCCGAGGAGCGAGGTGATGCCTAGTAATGCCCAGGTATGGATCGGGATCCCGTCCGTGAAGCCCGGGAAGAGCAGCGCGAGGAGATTTTTATTCGACACCAAAGCCTTGTCAACCTTGAAAGAGCTTGCCAGGTGAATTGGTTTTGATTAGGAGAAACATTACTACTCGTAGAAGGAATAGCTTACGCTTTTCTTGTGTCGCTCCTTTTATTTGTTAGGAGTAAAAATGTTCCAAAACCAACCCAGGTCGAAGCATTGACAGGATTCCTCTGGAAACATGCAATGAGAGCTTCCGGGGCAGTTGGTGGCATCGGATCGCAGTCGGCCCTGGTCCACTCCATAAATCTCCGGCGCCGGCTTAAACCGCCTCTTCCCAAGTACGCGATCGGGAACATCGACTGGAAGGCATTCGCGGTCTGCGACTCTCCAGGACTGGAGACCGAGTTACCCTGCCTAGTCGAGTTAGTAAGGAGATCGATGGCGAGTGTAAACAGTGATTACGTGGAGAAACTCCGGGGCGACCGGGCATTCCTGGGGATATCGAAATGGCTGGAGGAGGTGAACGAGATCTATACAAAAGCCAGGAACGACTGTTACACGTTCGTGAGCTGGTGCGGCATGGGGTTCAATGAGGTGGACTTTGGTTTGGGAAGGCCTAGATGGTTAAGTACCGGCAACGTTGGGGATGATGCGTTCAAGAACGTGGTCATCCTGGTGGAGACATGGTCTGGTGATGGAATAGAAGTATGGATTGTGCTAGAGGAGCGAGAGATGGGTTTACTGGAGAATTATGGAGAGTTCTTCGAATTCGCTTCTCCGCGAACCCGCCGGGCTTCGCTGTAGCCTCCGGTGTCGCGGTTTGGTGCTTTGATGCGCAATAACGTGTCGAGGCTATAGCTAGAGTAGGTGATCAGCAAGGGTATTTCGAAGTGTCTGTACTTGTTGAATATGAAGATGAACTTTGTTCGAGTTGGTTATCAATTTTTCTCTGACGAAATTACTAATTAGTTTTAGGTTACTTGTTGTTATCTGAGCTGAGTCACTCTCTGAAATTCACTCTATCAATTCCCCTAATTACCAACCTTTTCTAATTAAGTGACTATGTCCAgaccataataataataataactgaTTATATGTTTTTATCATTTgttaaaaaatagaatttcatATGAGAGTTGGTAACTtcaatgatgatggtaagttGTTAAAACAAATTGATCACTCAAAAATGATCAGATAAATCTTGGCAATTGATACAATTAAGAGTGGGCAACTTTAAACTTGTCGATAATTTCGTCCAATAGAGGTTGGTAAATAAAGATAAAGTTGAAAAATGTTATAATGAAATTGGTAATGTCAACAAAAATAGATGAGTTATTGGAAAGTTTAGTAATCCAAAACCACCCTATCGATGTTGATAAGTGGCTCAAATAAGGGATAATAATCTAAAGCTAGTTACCAATTCCAGTGGACAAAAAAGTTGgttactagaaaaaaaaatggtaatttgAAAAAGACATCATCAACCTTAAGAGATGGCTCAAATATGAGTTGATAACTTAAAATTAGTTGTTAAATAATGGAAGCAAGCCGTCAGAGAATGAGACAATTAGAAGACAGACCCTAGGCACTATGCCAGCAAACACATATTGAAGATACAgatcaagaaattaaatttcaattatttggtgaaCTCTCGAACTCATATGTTCATCAAAATCAGCTCTTATCGAAAATAAATTGGTGATTAACTCAAATGAAGTTGGTTACTTGGTATAAGAGAGGGTAATTTTAGTAAAAATCGGCGAGTCAATGGAATAGTTGGTAAGTTGGAATCGTTGAAATAGACATCGGTAAGGGACTCAAACAAAGGCGGAGAAGTCCAATACCGGTGATGTTCTAAAGCCCAGGCCTGTTCTTTATAGACTAACCAAGGTTCTCTAAAGTTGAGAACAAACCAGGAAAATGCCCGTGATATTCCATTTGCAAACCAAGTCTTTTGCCACTCGATCAATCACCTGGTTGGTGCTTCAATCTTTTAGGTGAGAGCATTTTATTCGAGAACAAACTAGGAAAATGCCTATGATTTTCGATTTACAAACCAAGTCTTCTGCCACTCGATCAATCACCTGGTCGGTGCTTCAATCTTTTAGGCGAGAGCATTTTATTCACTAATTGAAAGTACCTAAAGTGGCACGTGAATCACTTAGTATTATTTCCTTGGTGagtaacttttcatttttagttgtCATCTTGTCCAAATAGCTAGTTGTTTCGCCAATTTTGTTTTCCGCAAAAGATCTTTCACCAAATgttgtgttttggttttattataagAGACTCAAGTTTTATGTTGAATTCGGAAAGAGAATGTCAAATGTAagggtaaattttattctcaatttgtttGTACAACCTTGAAAATTGATACTCAAACTCAAAGATTAACAGCTTCCGAGCATAAATTAcactggaatttaatcaacgatatAATTTGAACACAAGTAGCTAGATAGCCTACACTTTGGACTCAAactatgttggaatttaatttaCGACATAGCTTGTTTTAGGTGTATAGctggaatctaatcaacaataATACTCTTGGATAGGAAACACAACGTTGGAATTCAATCAACATCGCTGAGTTTGTGGAATAACaccagaatttaatcaacgatgcTAGACTAGATAAAGATACacgttggaatttaatcaatgacagaaatctagaaaattacagctaaaatacaataaagtaaatataaaataaagataattaCTGTGTTATTTGGGGGTTCTCCGTTGAAAAGGTTGCGGTATTTATAGCCATCGGTCAGTCACTTTTCCTTGGACACCACCCTTAGCATTCcccacattttccttttcttcttagcAACCTTATCCATAAACAATTGTTTCCTAACTTGATGACGCCTGCACCACTTGCTCATCAAGTAAATAATGGCTTCCctatttttatgcaaaattcgCACAACAGTTATTTTCATCTAAGCTCTAATGCTAATCCCACTTAAACTCCAAATTTGATGCGTTGTTCTCATAACCTGACATGTGGGAGTTGATTTCCTTGTCATCAACTTTGGTATTTATGTCTAGAATACTGTCAACATTTAGCTTAAATACCCTTTATGAATGCCGACTGCCCTCAACTTCCGCAAACCAAACGGTGCGTTTTACTCTTATTATTCCCCTCTTGGCCAACATGTGACAACATGGGTAATTTTGAATGCCAACACTATTTAATCCACAAAAAGTATGTTCTGTTCATGTGGCAGattatttttgcatttgaaaACTTAACATAATGAATCTAGTTCTCGTTCTTCCCAGTACTTAAaaacttttatttactttatgcataagtttttgaaaagaaattcgAAGTGTTAATGTCATATAAAGAAGGATTAATACtgtgaaaaactcaaaattggaaTGTCTATGGCAAATATAGCTCGAACCAATTTTTTGTtgacaaaaaattccaaaccgatATACTTGTGACGAAGTATCATTACATAGAAGCTCTCGGAAAAGTATGGAAACTACAACAAATTGCTTGTTCAcgtgagtaaaaaaaaaaagaaaaaaatattattaataattgtTTATGTTAGCATCGACAATACTACATAGGATGGCCAGCATTCACGTCAatgatttttggctaaaaattacACGAATAgaatcaatt
This region of Eucalyptus grandis isolate ANBG69807.140 chromosome 8, ASM1654582v1, whole genome shotgun sequence genomic DNA includes:
- the LOC104416190 gene encoding vinorine synthase, whose product is MVEIEVTSREAIKPFSTTPHHLKTFDLCLLDQMTLMYYAPVVFFYPTDQFCNPSLPIERAPSTLKESLPEALARFYPLAGRLNRNNLCVDCNDAGILYVEARACGSLLEFIESPDIGLLDEFLPLHGLAPEPHEEAFLLGIQVSVFPCGGIVIGTSSSHKVIDGTTLSAFLRTWAAIATGRPDQAMRAECAAAATLFPRSEVMPSNAQVWIGIPSVKPGKSSARRFLFDTKALSTLKELARSKNVPKPTQVEALTGFLWKHAMRASGAVGGIGSQSALVHSINLRRRLKPPLPKYAIGNIDWKAFAVCDSPGLETELPCLVELVRRSMASVNSDYVEKLRGDRAFLGISKWLEEVNEIYTKARNDCYTFVSWCGMGFNEVDFGLGRPRWLSTGNVGDDAFKNVVILVETWSGDGIEVWIVLEEREMGLLENYGEFFEFASPRTRRASL